The Methanohalophilus portucalensis DNA window AGGAAGAGAAGAATGGAAGAGATAAAGACAGATCTCGAAAAGACCAACTGGCCTGCAGAAGCCATGATTGTATCAGATGCCGATTTTGAAGACTTTGTAAGCCGCTATCCGCTTGTTGTAGTGGACTGCTGGGCAGAATGGTGTGGTCCCTGCAAAAAAGTCGGACCGATAATAGACTCCCTTGCCGGGCAGATGCAGGGAAACGTTGTTTTTGGCAAACTCGATACGGACCAGAATCAGGTTACTGCGAGAAAATTCCAGATCACTGCAATTCCAACCCTTCTTGTGTTCAAAAATGGACAACTTGCAGACCGAATGGTAGGTGCATTGCCACAGGCAAGCATACAGGAAAAAATTAAATCATACCTCTGAGGGACAGATTTTATGTCACACAAACCCAGGATGGCCGAAACTCCTTCCGTAAGACTGATAGACCTGAAATCAAAATCCAATTCCTACTTCATAGTGGCTTCTGTAGAAGTGGGCAATACGACCACCAAATGCATCCTGACGGCCACAGACCTTGAAAAGGGTACAACATACCATGTGGTGAAAACCGTAAGGATGACAAGGGATGTAAGACAACCAAAACCTGGAGAAGAAGTATTCGGCAAGACACTTACAGGAGTGGAATTAAGCCGTGAATCTGTGGCAGAACTTGTCAAGAACACTCTCCTGGAAGCTGTCAAAAAAGCCAACCTCGACATAAAAAAGGATGTTCATTTCGTTGTCCGGTCCACCGGAGTGGTGGCCGGATTCGATGCACCGGAAGAAGTGGGAGAATTTATCAAAGCTCTTGCAGACGGTTGCCTTATGGCGGGCGTACCTCCTAAGAATATGACACCTCCGATGTCTCAGGATAACATAAACCCCAGGTTCCAGAAGTTCAGCAAACTCAATAAAGTTATTTTTGATGGTGCAGTTGCCAGTGTCCTTCCTCCCACCGGGGCCACAGGTGTGGAAATCGTGGCCAATGAAATGGAGGGAGAACTTGCGACCGCCGGTATTAAAGAAGGAGCGAAATGGGTGGATGTGGATTTCCGTAATCCCTGTTTATCGATGGATTTTGGAACTACACTTGACGGGCGTGTCATCAGCCCGGAGGAGCCCTATGCAAAGACCATTGGCAACTTCTGTGGCTATGCAGGAGCTATTCCCGATGCTATAATCCGTGGAACCCAGCTTGTGGACTTGGAACTGGGAACCGCTCTGGATGTCTTTGATGAAAAGCCTCCGGGAATGATTACCATGTTCCTGAAGGGGAAGAAAATAAAGGAATATGCAAACCGCTTAATAGAAAAAATATCTATCGAAAAGGTACCTGAAAATGTCACCCGTTATGGAAGTGTCCCTGTTAATCCTGCCGCTGCAGCTGAAATCGGAGTCGTGCTTATCGGATGTGATGTGGGTACCAATGGTTCAAAAATGGATGAATTAACAGAACTGGGTGCACAGATTTACAAAGAAGAGGGACTCAAGGTCCTGTTCGCAGTAATCGATGAAGTGATGGCAGGTGTAATCTACCGCCTTGTGGAAGTGGCACAGAAAGAAGGAGTTGTATTTCCTGAAACTTCCATTGGAGTCACCGGAAGGGCCGGCATATCAGGAGATAAACCCAAACTTGTGCTTGAAAAACTGGAAACACTGGGGTTGGGAGATAAAATCGAAGAAAAAGTCGTATTTGTCGATGATGGGCTTGCAAGGGGTGCAGCAGTTATGGCACGATGTATGAACTCACTGGGAACTCCCCATAATCCCCTGGGTGGCCATACAGGTGGAAAATGTATCCTCAAGGACAGGATCAAGTTGCAGAGCCAGTAATTTCATTTTTCGGAGAGGGTTTTTAGAGCCTTCTCCATTGCTTTTTTATGTAACTCCGCCGAATCATGAATTCCTCCCAGCTGCCCTCTGACGGCCCTGCAAGGGTATTGCTGGATTAACAAACCTGCCTTTGCCGGGGCATCCTCAACTGTTGTACCGATTAGTTTTTCCGCCATTTTCCATGTGCTGCCGCAGGGTGCACCTTTCAGGACCCGGACATCCGATATATAGCCGTTTTTAGTGGAGACTTCGAATTCCGGAAGACCGAATACGCTGGAATATGGTGCTGTTTCTTCCTTCTCCGGAAGGGTACAGCATATCTCATCCACCTCGATATGGATACCATATTCCGAAGATATTCTATCCAGTTCGACAAGCGGGGCCCGGGAAGAGCCTCCGGGTACGATCAATGAGGACACACCGGC harbors:
- a CDS encoding DUF166 domain-containing protein, which produces MTIIGVITRGKYGNRLIETLHQYSDFTVKTASLPARLPHFLDEPEEFVKRLDINPDVFNADTIITYSLHPDITPVIARMAGQAGVSSLIVPGGSSRAPLVELDRISSEYGIHIEVDEICCTLPEKEETAPYSSVFGLPEFEVSTKNGYISDVRVLKGAPCGSTWKMAEKLIGTTVEDAPAKAGLLIQQYPCRAVRGQLGGIHDSAELHKKAMEKALKTLSEK
- the trxA gene encoding thioredoxin, translated to MDELEEIRKRRMEEIKTDLEKTNWPAEAMIVSDADFEDFVSRYPLVVVDCWAEWCGPCKKVGPIIDSLAGQMQGNVVFGKLDTDQNQVTARKFQITAIPTLLVFKNGQLADRMVGALPQASIQEKIKSYL
- a CDS encoding methanogenesis marker 14 protein, producing the protein MSHKPRMAETPSVRLIDLKSKSNSYFIVASVEVGNTTTKCILTATDLEKGTTYHVVKTVRMTRDVRQPKPGEEVFGKTLTGVELSRESVAELVKNTLLEAVKKANLDIKKDVHFVVRSTGVVAGFDAPEEVGEFIKALADGCLMAGVPPKNMTPPMSQDNINPRFQKFSKLNKVIFDGAVASVLPPTGATGVEIVANEMEGELATAGIKEGAKWVDVDFRNPCLSMDFGTTLDGRVISPEEPYAKTIGNFCGYAGAIPDAIIRGTQLVDLELGTALDVFDEKPPGMITMFLKGKKIKEYANRLIEKISIEKVPENVTRYGSVPVNPAAAAEIGVVLIGCDVGTNGSKMDELTELGAQIYKEEGLKVLFAVIDEVMAGVIYRLVEVAQKEGVVFPETSIGVTGRAGISGDKPKLVLEKLETLGLGDKIEEKVVFVDDGLARGAAVMARCMNSLGTPHNPLGGHTGGKCILKDRIKLQSQ